The Tardiphaga alba genome includes a window with the following:
- a CDS encoding 2-dehydropantoate 2-reductase, with product MKICIYGAGAIGGYLGVQLARAGADVSLVARGAHLASMRANGLRLLIGDEERVVHIPCTDDPADLGEQDFVIICLKAHSITGVIETMQPLLGPHTRLVTAVNGIPYWYFHRHGNRYEGTALESVDPGGRQWNELGAHRAIGCIVYPATEIEAPGVIRHVYGDKFPLGEPSGERTADVERLAAMFERAGLKAPILDRIRDEIWLKLWGNVCFNPISALTHATLDVICTDRGTRALSKAMMLETQAIAESFGIGFRVDVERRIEGARKVGAHKTSMLQDLERGRPLEIDPLVTVVQEMGRLTGIPTPAIDSVLALVAQRGRVAGLY from the coding sequence ATGAAGATTTGCATTTACGGCGCCGGCGCCATCGGCGGCTATCTCGGCGTACAGCTCGCACGCGCTGGCGCCGATGTCAGCCTCGTCGCCCGCGGTGCCCATCTTGCGTCGATGCGCGCCAACGGCCTCAGGCTGCTGATCGGCGATGAGGAGCGCGTGGTGCATATCCCCTGCACTGACGATCCCGCCGATCTCGGCGAACAGGATTTTGTCATCATCTGCCTCAAGGCGCATTCGATCACCGGGGTGATCGAGACGATGCAGCCGCTGCTCGGCCCGCACACGCGCCTTGTCACCGCGGTCAATGGCATCCCGTATTGGTACTTCCACCGCCACGGCAATCGCTATGAAGGCACGGCGCTGGAAAGCGTCGATCCCGGCGGCCGGCAATGGAATGAACTCGGCGCACACCGGGCCATCGGCTGCATCGTCTATCCCGCCACCGAGATCGAGGCGCCCGGTGTGATCCGCCATGTCTATGGCGACAAGTTTCCGCTCGGTGAGCCCTCGGGCGAACGCACCGCGGATGTCGAGCGCCTCGCCGCGATGTTCGAGCGCGCGGGGTTGAAGGCGCCGATCCTCGACCGCATCCGTGACGAGATCTGGCTGAAGCTGTGGGGCAATGTCTGCTTCAATCCGATCAGCGCCCTCACCCATGCCACGCTCGACGTCATCTGCACCGATCGCGGCACGCGCGCACTCTCGAAGGCGATGATGCTGGAGACCCAGGCCATCGCCGAAAGCTTCGGCATCGGCTTTCGCGTCGATGTGGAGCGCCGCATCGAGGGCGCGCGAAAGGTCGGCGCGCACAAGACATCGATGCTGCAGGATCTCGAACGCGGCCGGCCGCTGGAGATCGATCCGCTGGTGACCGTGGTGCAGGAAATGGGCCGCCTCACCGGCATCCCGACACCCGCCATCGATTCCGTACTGGCGCTCGTGGCCCAGCGCGGGCGCGTGGCGGGATTGTATTGA
- a CDS encoding IS110 family RNA-guided transposase has product MPELKVRFHKAGSRKMTQTITQVAGIDTAKHKLDIALHGQSKRWQIENCVSGWRDLASRLAGAGVNKVGIEATGGYESGVVAYLRGAGFVVLLLQPLQVKNFAKSRLRRAKNDALDAELIAAYTAQAEPRDIAPDARLTGLAGQLTFVEQTEEDIARLKIRLEHIGEPQQRRLYLRDIARLQARRRAELKRIAALLRQHDDLARRLALVLSIPGIGERTALAIVIRMPELGQISREEAAALAGLAPFDNDSGKHRGQRHIAGGRDRLRRSLYAAALPASFRWNAALIDLYRRLMARGKAHQAALIACARKLIVYANTVVQRGTPWIKSPAL; this is encoded by the coding sequence TTGCCGGAACTCAAGGTTCGCTTTCACAAGGCAGGGTCGAGGAAGATGACACAGACTATCACACAGGTGGCCGGTATCGATACGGCCAAGCACAAGCTCGATATCGCGCTGCACGGCCAGTCAAAGCGATGGCAGATCGAGAATTGCGTCAGTGGATGGCGGGATCTGGCGTCACGCCTCGCCGGAGCTGGCGTCAACAAGGTCGGAATCGAAGCCACCGGCGGCTACGAAAGCGGCGTCGTTGCCTATTTGCGGGGAGCCGGCTTTGTGGTTCTGCTGCTGCAACCGCTACAGGTGAAAAACTTTGCAAAGTCACGGCTACGCCGCGCCAAAAATGACGCTCTCGATGCCGAACTGATCGCCGCTTACACCGCGCAGGCCGAGCCGCGCGATATTGCGCCGGACGCCAGACTGACGGGATTAGCGGGCCAACTCACCTTTGTTGAGCAGACTGAGGAGGACATCGCCCGTCTCAAAATCCGCCTCGAGCATATTGGCGAGCCACAGCAGCGACGTCTTTATCTTCGCGACATTGCGCGTTTGCAGGCGCGGCGCCGGGCCGAACTCAAGCGGATTGCTGCTCTGCTGCGCCAGCATGATGATCTGGCGCGGCGCCTCGCCTTGGTGCTTAGCATTCCCGGTATCGGCGAACGCACCGCGCTTGCCATCGTCATCCGCATGCCTGAGCTCGGCCAGATCAGCCGCGAGGAAGCTGCAGCTTTGGCTGGCCTTGCGCCGTTTGATAACGACAGCGGCAAGCACCGTGGCCAACGCCATATTGCCGGCGGGCGCGATCGGCTGCGCCGGTCGCTGTACGCGGCCGCTTTGCCGGCTTCATTCCGGTGGAATGCGGCTCTGATCGACCTCTACCGACGATTGATGGCCCGTGGGAAAGCCCACCAGGCCGCACTCATCGCCTGTGCCAGGAAGCTCATCGTCTACGCTAACACCGTCGTCCAGCGCGGAACTCCGTGGATCAAAAGTCCCGCGCTTTAA
- a CDS encoding CBS domain-containing protein, with protein MQVGDVLRRKSTRIATVRMNETVAIAAQLLRTGNISALVVKDVCRTEGNTAVGMFSERDVVRAIAEHGAAGVNRKVSEMISVQQLISCTSTDTLEHVRRLMNRHHIRHVPVIDDYTLVGVISIRDISRALDHEDAPQLHVA; from the coding sequence ATGCAAGTCGGAGACGTTCTGCGTCGTAAGAGCACCCGTATCGCCACGGTCCGTATGAATGAAACCGTTGCCATCGCCGCCCAGCTTCTCAGAACCGGCAATATCAGCGCCCTGGTCGTGAAGGATGTCTGCCGCACCGAGGGCAACACTGCGGTCGGCATGTTTTCCGAACGCGACGTCGTCCGCGCCATTGCCGAACACGGCGCCGCCGGCGTCAATCGCAAGGTGTCGGAGATGATCTCGGTGCAGCAGCTGATCTCCTGCACCTCCACCGACACGCTTGAACATGTGCGCCGCCTGATGAACCGGCATCACATTCGCCATGTCCCGGTGATCGACGACTACACTTTGGTCGGCGTGATCAGCATCCGCGATATCAGCCGCGCGCTCGATCACGAGGACGCGCCGCAGCTTCACGTGGCATGA
- the oxlT gene encoding oxalate/formate MFS antiporter, translating to MTDAVHGAAPTAARVSDAYRWTQLAIGVGAMVMIANYQYGWTFFVPDIQKKFGWDRASIQWAFTLFVLFETWLVPVEGWFVDKYGPKIVVLVGGILCGLGWAINAKAETLNGFYLGMIIAGIGAGGVYGTCVGNALKWFPDKRGLAAGITAAGFGAGSALTVAPIQAMIKDSGFQTTFLYFGLGQGIIIVILAFFLFAPKAGQVPSVVANANIIQTRRNYAPTEVIRHPIFWLMYFMFVIVGAGGLMVTANLKPIAADWKIDNVPVTLMAMTMTAVTFAATIDRVLNGLTRPFFGWISDMIGRENTMFIAFGMEGLGIWALYMWGQDPLWFVLLSGFVFFAWGEIYSLFPSTCTDTFGSKFATTNAGLLYTAKGTAALLVPVANYMQQSSGNWDNVFLIAAGANILASLLAIAVLKPWRKVVVAKAMG from the coding sequence ATGACTGATGCAGTTCACGGAGCGGCGCCCACTGCCGCGCGCGTCAGCGATGCCTATCGCTGGACTCAATTGGCCATCGGTGTCGGCGCGATGGTGATGATCGCCAACTACCAATATGGCTGGACGTTCTTCGTCCCCGACATCCAGAAGAAGTTCGGCTGGGACCGCGCCTCGATCCAGTGGGCCTTTACGCTGTTCGTGCTGTTCGAGACTTGGCTAGTACCGGTCGAGGGCTGGTTCGTCGACAAATACGGTCCGAAGATCGTCGTGCTCGTCGGCGGCATCCTCTGCGGCCTCGGCTGGGCCATCAACGCAAAGGCGGAAACGCTCAACGGTTTCTATCTCGGCATGATCATCGCCGGCATCGGCGCTGGCGGCGTCTACGGCACCTGTGTCGGCAATGCGCTGAAGTGGTTTCCGGACAAACGCGGCCTTGCCGCCGGCATCACGGCTGCGGGCTTTGGTGCAGGCTCTGCGCTCACGGTGGCGCCCATCCAGGCGATGATCAAGGACTCCGGCTTCCAGACCACCTTCCTTTATTTCGGTCTGGGCCAGGGCATCATCATCGTGATCCTCGCCTTCTTCCTGTTCGCGCCGAAGGCCGGTCAGGTCCCCTCCGTCGTCGCCAATGCCAACATCATCCAGACGCGCCGCAACTACGCGCCGACCGAAGTCATCCGCCATCCCATTTTCTGGCTGATGTATTTCATGTTCGTCATCGTCGGCGCCGGCGGCCTGATGGTCACCGCCAATCTGAAGCCCATCGCCGCCGACTGGAAGATCGACAATGTGCCGGTGACGCTGATGGCCATGACGATGACGGCCGTCACCTTCGCCGCCACCATTGACCGCGTGCTCAACGGCCTGACGCGCCCGTTCTTCGGCTGGATCTCCGACATGATCGGCCGCGAGAACACGATGTTCATCGCCTTCGGCATGGAAGGCCTCGGCATCTGGGCGCTGTATATGTGGGGCCAGGATCCGCTCTGGTTCGTGCTGCTGTCGGGTTTCGTATTCTTCGCCTGGGGTGAAATCTATTCACTCTTCCCATCGACCTGCACGGACACGTTCGGCTCCAAATTCGCGACCACCAATGCCGGCCTGCTCTACACCGCCAAGGGCACGGCAGCACTTCTGGTGCCGGTCGCGAACTACATGCAGCAGTCGTCGGGCAATTGGGATAACGTGTTCCTGATCGCCGCAGGCGCCAACATCCTTGCCTCGCTGCTCGCGATCGCGGTGCTTAAGCCATGGCGCAAGGTCGTCGTCGCGAAGGCAATGGGCTGA
- a CDS encoding tripartite tricarboxylate transporter permease, which yields MEELVNLFHGFAVALQPFNIAVMVLGIVLGVIIGVLPGLGGANGVAILLPLTFSMPPTSAIIMLSCIYWGALFGGAITSILFNIPGEPWSVATTFDGYPMAQQGKAAESLTAAFTSSFVGALFAVIMITLVAPLVAGFALRFGPAEKFAVYFLAFCSFVGLSKEPPFKTIAAMMIGFALAAVGLDSITGQLRLTFGFTEMLNGFDFLIAVIGLFGLGEIFLTMEEGLNFRGGKAKIDLRVVLRTWMSLPQYWMTSLRSCIIGCWMGVTPAGATPASFMSYGIAKRVSKNGKNFGKGEIEGVIAPETAAHAAGTSALLPMLSLGVPGSPTAAVLLGGLLIWGLQPGPMLFVEQKEFVWGLIASMYLGNLVGLIIVLTCVPIFAAILRVPFSIIAPLILVLCAIGAYSVHNSTFDVVMMLVFGVIGYALKKCNYPLAPLVLAIVLGDKAEEAFRQSLLGSQGSLGIFFSNPLVSTIMVLGLIALFWSVISNGLTRMRGRTATA from the coding sequence ATGGAAGAACTCGTCAATCTATTCCACGGCTTTGCGGTCGCGCTGCAGCCCTTCAATATTGCGGTGATGGTCCTTGGCATCGTGCTCGGCGTGATCATCGGTGTGTTGCCCGGTCTCGGTGGCGCCAATGGTGTCGCGATCCTGCTCCCCCTCACCTTCAGCATGCCGCCGACCTCGGCCATCATCATGCTGTCCTGTATCTATTGGGGCGCATTGTTCGGAGGTGCGATCACCTCGATCCTGTTCAACATCCCCGGCGAGCCATGGTCGGTCGCCACCACATTCGACGGCTATCCCATGGCCCAGCAGGGCAAGGCTGCTGAGTCTCTCACCGCCGCATTCACCTCGTCTTTCGTCGGCGCGCTGTTCGCCGTCATCATGATCACGCTGGTGGCGCCGTTGGTCGCAGGCTTCGCCTTACGCTTCGGGCCCGCGGAGAAATTCGCGGTCTATTTCCTGGCCTTCTGTAGCTTCGTCGGCCTGAGCAAGGAGCCGCCCTTCAAGACTATCGCCGCCATGATGATCGGCTTTGCGCTTGCCGCTGTCGGCCTAGACTCCATCACCGGCCAGCTCCGCCTCACTTTCGGCTTCACCGAAATGCTGAACGGTTTTGACTTCCTGATCGCAGTCATCGGCCTGTTCGGTCTCGGCGAAATCTTCCTGACCATGGAAGAAGGTCTCAACTTCCGCGGCGGCAAGGCGAAGATCGATCTTCGCGTCGTGCTGCGCACCTGGATGAGCCTACCGCAATACTGGATGACGTCGCTGCGCTCCTGCATCATCGGCTGCTGGATGGGCGTCACGCCCGCAGGCGCAACGCCGGCCTCCTTCATGAGCTACGGCATCGCCAAGCGCGTCTCGAAGAACGGCAAGAACTTCGGCAAGGGTGAGATCGAAGGCGTCATCGCGCCGGAGACCGCAGCGCATGCCGCCGGCACCTCGGCGCTGCTGCCGATGCTGTCGCTCGGCGTCCCCGGCTCGCCCACCGCAGCCGTGCTGCTCGGAGGCCTTCTGATCTGGGGTCTGCAGCCCGGCCCGATGCTGTTCGTCGAGCAGAAGGAGTTCGTCTGGGGCCTGATCGCCTCGATGTATCTCGGCAATCTCGTCGGCTTGATCATCGTGCTGACTTGCGTGCCGATCTTCGCCGCGATCCTGCGCGTCCCCTTCAGCATCATCGCGCCGCTGATCCTCGTGCTGTGTGCGATCGGCGCCTACTCCGTGCATAACTCCACTTTCGACGTGGTGATGATGCTGGTGTTCGGCGTGATCGGCTACGCGCTGAAGAAGTGCAACTATCCGCTGGCGCCGCTGGTGCTGGCCATCGTGCTCGGCGACAAGGCCGAAGAAGCCTTCCGGCAGTCCCTGCTCGGCTCGCAGGGTTCGCTCGGGATTTTCTTCTCCAACCCGCTGGTCTCGACCATCATGGTCCTTGGTCTGATTGCCCTGTTCTGGTCGGTGATCTCCAACGGCCTGACGCGGATGCGCGGTCGCACTGCAACAGCGTAA
- a CDS encoding tripartite tricarboxylate transporter TctB family protein, producing the protein MTTQNSHTTGPTHKAVEAGVTTIIGLLGGLVVYGSVKAGINWGAEGPKAGFFPFYIGLFIIISSLINLFNTLREEDGPIFAEWGQLRQVFSVIIPTGIYVAAMPFIGLYLASMIFIAWFMRWLGKYNWPIIAAISLGMPVVTYLIFERWFLVPLPKGPIEEWLGL; encoded by the coding sequence ATGACCACGCAGAATTCCCACACCACAGGTCCGACTCATAAAGCCGTCGAGGCCGGGGTCACCACTATCATCGGTCTGCTCGGCGGCCTCGTCGTCTATGGCAGCGTCAAGGCCGGCATCAATTGGGGCGCCGAAGGACCGAAGGCCGGCTTCTTCCCGTTCTATATCGGCCTGTTCATCATCATCTCCAGCCTCATCAATCTCTTCAACACGCTGCGAGAGGAAGACGGCCCGATCTTCGCCGAATGGGGCCAACTCCGTCAGGTGTTCAGCGTCATCATTCCCACCGGCATCTATGTGGCGGCCATGCCTTTCATCGGGCTCTATCTGGCATCGATGATCTTCATCGCCTGGTTCATGCGCTGGCTCGGCAAATACAACTGGCCGATCATCGCTGCGATTTCGCTCGGCATGCCTGTTGTCACCTATCTCATTTTCGAACGCTGGTTCCTCGTTCCGCTCCCCAAGGGGCCGATCGAAGAATGGCTTGGCCTGTAA